One Halarcobacter ebronensis genomic window carries:
- a CDS encoding branched-chain amino acid ABC transporter permease, producing MNKTTAIATLFVVVMGVFPFLVDSAWLSIGITFLVFATVAFSQDIILGRAGVFNMGHAIFFGMGAYTTAILNVHFGFEIIATLPFAIILPAIIALLLAGPIIHLRGDYLLVATIGFNIIFEQVLKNDIFGLTGGPNGIFGIDVVRVFGYELFSDKAIYYIAFALLLITLLIIRNLDNSRYGRALYYINKDEIAAKSMGINIPYYKLFAFALGAAIAGAAGSVFAVQYSAVSPESFNFMQSVMFFAIVLVGGSASLPGVIIGTFVMFVLPELFTEFKESRYLIFGAAMVLTMVLRPNGVWPATFGNIPKFLKPKKGVK from the coding sequence ATGAATAAAACAACAGCAATAGCAACACTTTTTGTTGTAGTAATGGGAGTTTTTCCATTTTTAGTTGACTCTGCTTGGTTATCAATAGGAATTACTTTTTTAGTTTTTGCAACAGTTGCCTTTTCTCAAGATATTATTTTAGGACGAGCTGGTGTGTTTAATATGGGACATGCAATTTTCTTTGGAATGGGAGCATATACAACTGCTATTTTAAATGTACATTTTGGATTTGAAATTATTGCAACTCTTCCTTTTGCAATCATTCTTCCTGCAATTATTGCCCTACTTCTTGCAGGTCCAATTATTCACTTAAGAGGGGATTATCTTTTAGTAGCGACAATTGGATTTAACATCATCTTTGAACAAGTTCTAAAAAATGATATATTTGGTCTTACAGGTGGGCCAAATGGTATTTTTGGTATTGATGTAGTAAGGGTTTTCGGATATGAGTTATTCTCAGATAAAGCGATCTATTATATAGCTTTTGCACTTCTTCTAATAACACTTCTAATTATTAGGAACTTGGATAACTCAAGATATGGAAGAGCGCTTTATTATATAAACAAAGATGAAATTGCTGCAAAATCTATGGGTATAAATATTCCATATTATAAACTTTTTGCTTTTGCATTAGGAGCTGCTATTGCAGGAGCTGCTGGAAGTGTATTTGCAGTCCAATATTCAGCAGTTAGTCCAGAATCATTTAACTTTATGCAATCAGTTATGTTTTTTGCAATTGTTCTTGTAGGTGGTTCAGCTTCCCTTCCTGGAGTTATAATTGGTACTTTTGTAATGTTTGTACTACCTGAGTTATTTACAGAGTTTAAAGAATCAAGATATTTAATCTTTGGAGCAGCAATGGTTTTAACAATGGTTTTAAGACCAAATGGTGTTTGGCCAGCAACTTTTGGAAATATTCCAAAATTTTTAAAACCAAAAAAAGGGGTTAAATAA
- a CDS encoding helix-turn-helix domain-containing protein, translated as MKEEINVGSKIRELRVKKSMTAKDLANQSGISFGMLSQLEKGSTQGSVETLRKIAKVLDVTLAFLFTNDSEDYLANGNMDAINDEKHYVVRKDERKKISFPDPLYTCELLVPDLQGDIEMLQVNMEPNRVTDEIIPHTKGGEECDYVLEGEIVVTLNTKEFSLQQGDSIRFNPEIPHKIENRSNKKASYLSVITPVSF; from the coding sequence TTGAAAGAAGAGATAAACGTAGGTAGCAAAATAAGAGAGTTAAGAGTTAAAAAGTCAATGACAGCAAAAGATTTGGCAAATCAGTCAGGAATATCTTTTGGTATGTTGTCGCAACTTGAAAAAGGTTCAACTCAAGGTTCTGTTGAAACATTAAGAAAAATAGCAAAAGTACTTGATGTAACTTTGGCATTTCTATTTACAAATGATAGTGAAGATTATTTGGCAAATGGGAATATGGATGCAATAAATGATGAAAAACACTATGTGGTTAGAAAAGATGAGCGAAAAAAGATATCTTTTCCTGATCCTTTATATACTTGTGAGCTGTTAGTTCCTGATCTACAAGGGGATATTGAGATGTTACAAGTAAATATGGAACCAAATAGAGTTACTGATGAGATAATTCCACATACAAAAGGTGGAGAAGAGTGTGATTATGTATTAGAGGGTGAAATTGTAGTGACTTTAAATACAAAAGAGTTTTCACTTCAACAGGGAGATTCTATTAGATTTAATCCTGAAATACCTCATAAAATAGAGAATAGAAGTAACAAAAAAGCCTCTTATCTGTCAGTTATTACTCCTGTCTCTTTTTAA
- a CDS encoding response regulator transcription factor, whose product MDKTLISNLSNFTLLYVEDEEGIRNNIYEILRHLFKKTFVAKNAKEAYNMYDSNRPDLIITDIKMPNETGIEFIKNIRKRDSKVRVIITSAYTDLEYMLEATELHLVKYIIKPITEDKLTEALEAFIKSYHNTEIFNLKEGWLFDASKSIIQADHQEFKLTKKENLFLNLLIKKNRIISYQEMENVIWTEDSIMTPNAMRLFIKNFRKKLPPDTLRNVQGTGYRLVL is encoded by the coding sequence ATGGACAAAACACTAATTTCAAACTTAAGTAATTTTACACTTTTATATGTGGAGGATGAAGAGGGAATTAGAAACAATATATATGAGATTTTAAGACACCTATTTAAAAAAACCTTTGTTGCAAAAAATGCAAAAGAGGCATATAATATGTACGACTCAAATAGACCCGACTTAATAATTACAGATATAAAAATGCCCAATGAAACAGGAATTGAATTTATAAAAAATATTCGAAAAAGAGATAGTAAAGTAAGAGTTATTATAACATCTGCTTACACTGATTTAGAGTATATGTTAGAAGCTACAGAGCTTCATTTGGTAAAATATATTATTAAACCTATAACAGAAGATAAACTAACAGAAGCTCTTGAAGCTTTTATAAAAAGTTACCATAACACAGAGATATTTAATTTAAAAGAAGGCTGGCTTTTTGATGCTAGTAAATCAATAATTCAAGCAGATCATCAAGAGTTTAAACTAACAAAAAAAGAGAATCTCTTTTTAAATCTTTTAATTAAAAAGAATAGAATTATCAGCTACCAAGAGATGGAAAATGTAATTTGGACAGAAGATAGTATTATGACACCAAATGCAATGAGACTCTTTATTAAAAACTTTAGAAAAAAACTTCCACCAGATACACTAAGAAATGTACAAGGAACAGGATATAGATTAGTTCTCTAA
- a CDS encoding branched-chain amino acid ABC transporter substrate-binding protein — translation MKKIIKTLALSSIVTCSLLASDVVKIGVQAPITGKYANEGQSIDNFVKLLVDEKNEQGGILGKKIEVVTCDDEAKAQKAAVCAKKLVNAGVIAVIGSYTSGATEAAQTTYYRNKVLQTSDGTSDSLIENKYWTFFRNSFPNSSQSDFTADYFVNQKKYQRIVVLSDYSSYSDGLGTATEESLKKLGANVIFRGKIKSGTQNFTAVLTKIKAMKPDVIYYSGYYTDGGLLRAQQLQLGINADFVGGDSNDNPDFYKLAGDAAEGTVIINFPTPEILPYEAAKKYLAAYKREFNMNPPSIWPVTNADGLRAIFEAIEKTSSLDTKKISDYIRNDMKDFPGITGPFNIREDGERVGAKFVVYKLNNNGTKDVVGQ, via the coding sequence ATGAAGAAAATTATAAAAACGCTAGCGCTTAGTAGTATTGTTACTTGCTCATTACTAGCAAGTGATGTGGTAAAAATTGGGGTGCAAGCACCTATTACAGGTAAATATGCAAATGAAGGGCAAAGTATTGATAACTTTGTAAAACTTTTAGTTGACGAAAAAAATGAGCAAGGTGGAATTTTAGGTAAAAAAATTGAAGTTGTAACTTGCGATGATGAAGCAAAAGCACAAAAAGCGGCAGTGTGTGCAAAAAAACTTGTAAATGCAGGTGTTATAGCTGTAATTGGTTCATACACTTCAGGAGCAACAGAAGCTGCTCAAACTACATATTATAGAAATAAAGTATTACAAACAAGTGATGGAACAAGTGATTCTCTAATAGAAAACAAATATTGGACTTTTTTTAGAAACTCTTTTCCAAACTCTTCACAAAGTGACTTTACAGCTGATTATTTTGTAAATCAAAAAAAATATCAAAGAATTGTTGTTTTATCTGATTACTCTTCATACTCTGATGGACTTGGTACAGCAACAGAAGAGTCTTTAAAAAAACTTGGAGCAAATGTAATTTTTAGAGGAAAGATTAAATCGGGAACTCAAAATTTTACAGCAGTTCTAACAAAAATCAAAGCTATGAAACCTGATGTTATCTATTACTCTGGGTACTATACTGATGGAGGTCTTTTAAGAGCTCAACAACTTCAACTTGGAATCAATGCTGATTTTGTTGGTGGAGACTCAAATGATAACCCAGACTTTTATAAACTTGCTGGCGATGCAGCTGAAGGTACAGTTATTATAAACTTCCCTACTCCAGAAATTTTACCTTATGAAGCGGCAAAAAAATATTTAGCTGCATATAAAAGAGAGTTTAATATGAATCCTCCTTCAATTTGGCCTGTTACAAATGCTGATGGATTAAGAGCAATTTTTGAAGCTATTGAAAAAACAAGTTCATTAGATACTAAAAAAATCTCTGACTATATTAGAAATGATATGAAAGATTTCCCAGGTATTACTGGACCTTTTAATATTAGAGAAGATGGAGAAAGAGTTGGAGCTAAATTTGTAGTATATAAATTGAATAACAATGGAACAAAAGACGTTGTAGGTCAATAA
- a CDS encoding cache domain-containing protein, translating to MEVELKFITEKNISKIIIYIFIIIMTSMILMISYFYVKNTYEDFNIQMEKFVQDKYKNQKTILKKEISTIIDIINYNATKSDEDERELKADTVRLLNNITFDRDKSNYIFVYDILKIEGGDAFAKLLVNPNRPDLIGELISTNYKDSNGKKFREDFMRDIRENGESFMEYSYNKVYTNEPKQKLSYFKYFPRWNWVIAVGIYVDDIEQEIQSSKEHLSKRVKNQVVQNILLFLLFLSIAIVISILVSQKIDEVFKRYQKSVQSKSKALKELNETLEKRVEEEIEKNREHEQLLVQKSRFIALGEMISNIAHQWRQPLSELSTILMFIKFKYNMGQLNEEVMKQKSKEADFVLEYMSHTIDDFRNFFMPKKEKENFVLNTAMDSIMTIISSSLSNNNINITICIDNNIVLNTYLNEFQQVILNIISNAKDVIIENKIEKPWIKVDSKEYDKNNIIISIEDNGGGIKVEPKNKIFEPYFTTKKDSDGTGIGLYMSKIIVEKNMNGKLKVKAGEFGARFDIILPK from the coding sequence ATGGAAGTTGAATTGAAGTTTATTACAGAAAAAAATATCTCAAAAATCATCATTTATATTTTTATAATTATTATGACCTCTATGATTTTGATGATATCTTACTTTTATGTTAAAAATACCTATGAAGACTTTAATATTCAAATGGAGAAGTTTGTTCAAGATAAGTATAAAAATCAAAAAACAATTCTAAAAAAAGAGATAAGTACCATAATTGACATTATCAATTATAATGCAACAAAAAGTGATGAAGATGAGAGAGAGTTAAAAGCAGATACAGTAAGACTTCTAAATAATATTACTTTTGACAGGGATAAAAGTAACTATATTTTTGTATATGATATTCTTAAAATTGAGGGTGGGGATGCTTTTGCAAAACTTTTGGTAAATCCAAATAGACCTGATTTGATAGGGGAATTAATCTCAACAAACTATAAAGACTCTAATGGCAAAAAATTTAGAGAAGATTTTATGAGAGATATAAGAGAAAATGGTGAATCTTTTATGGAGTATTCATACAATAAAGTTTATACAAACGAACCAAAACAAAAACTCTCATATTTTAAATATTTTCCTAGATGGAACTGGGTAATTGCTGTTGGAATTTATGTTGATGATATAGAACAAGAGATTCAAAGTAGTAAAGAACATTTAAGTAAAAGGGTTAAAAATCAAGTTGTTCAAAATATTCTGCTATTTTTACTATTTTTATCTATTGCCATTGTTATTTCAATTTTGGTTTCACAAAAAATCGATGAAGTTTTTAAAAGATATCAAAAGAGTGTTCAGTCAAAATCAAAAGCTTTAAAAGAGTTAAATGAGACTTTGGAAAAAAGAGTAGAAGAGGAGATAGAAAAAAATAGGGAACATGAGCAACTTCTTGTTCAAAAATCTAGATTTATAGCTCTTGGAGAGATGATTTCAAATATTGCCCACCAATGGAGACAACCCCTTTCAGAGCTTTCAACAATATTGATGTTTATTAAATTTAAATACAATATGGGGCAACTAAATGAAGAGGTTATGAAACAAAAATCAAAAGAGGCTGACTTTGTTTTGGAGTATATGTCCCATACAATTGATGATTTTAGAAACTTCTTTATGCCAAAAAAAGAGAAAGAGAATTTTGTATTAAATACTGCTATGGACTCTATTATGACCATTATCTCTAGCTCTTTATCAAACAATAATATAAACATCACTATTTGTATTGATAATAATATTGTGTTAAATACCTATTTAAATGAGTTTCAGCAAGTAATACTAAATATAATAAGTAATGCAAAAGATGTAATTATAGAGAATAAAATAGAGAAACCTTGGATAAAAGTAGATAGTAAAGAGTACGATAAAAATAATATAATTATTAGCATTGAAGATAATGGTGGTGGTATTAAAGTTGAACCAAAAAATAAAATTTTTGAACCATACTTTACAACAAAAAAAGATAGTGATGGAACAGGTATTGGTCTATATATGTCAAAAATTATTGTTGAAAAAAATATGAATGGAAAACTAAAAGTCAAAGCTGGTGAGTTTGGAGCAAGATTTGATATAATCTTGCCCAAATAG
- a CDS encoding PAS domain-containing sensor histidine kinase produces the protein MTEFLEKNFFNILEATFSLSNQSIFLIDEYGRFVFANNNALNYLDYTLPELQRLKVWEVDIVLKDENRFYERFSEIKLNDGKNNTNSLESLHKKKNGEIFPVEIHSRDIIIDKKEYLISYVKDISSRVKRTEKIDLYFELIESSRDMIFLIDKKSELIEFANRTVSDNLGYDINELKSMRISEFRFSVEGKQKIEIDEVFRRLEKEENLITFAKYKCKDGTFIPVETSIHAKSYLGRDFAIAISRDIRDRVEIEEKKEELNWKLKEYNRTLHQEIAKVKKELIEYEDIMKKQSKMAAMGEMLENIAHQWRQPLSAVSVLSSGMILQNEEGILNKDILTSGLNTISEQVQYLSKTIDDFRNFFKPNKEKSRFQIEQLIDSAIKLINSRYNHLSIEFIKKIDNTEIYSYENELLQVILNIINNAVDELIKKRYKKAIFIKSLKENSYLSIQIIDNGGGVSQRIIDRIFEPYFTTKHSYQGTGIGLYMSKNIMKHLNGTIEVKNIEIEYNNKTYVGACFELKIPLEQD, from the coding sequence ATGACAGAATTTTTAGAAAAAAACTTTTTTAATATATTAGAAGCAACATTCTCCCTCTCAAACCAATCAATATTTTTAATAGATGAATATGGAAGATTTGTTTTTGCAAATAATAATGCACTTAATTACTTGGATTATACTCTTCCTGAACTACAAAGACTTAAAGTCTGGGAAGTGGATATTGTTTTAAAAGATGAAAATAGATTTTATGAAAGATTTTCAGAAATTAAACTAAACGATGGCAAGAATAATACCAACTCTTTAGAGAGTTTGCATAAAAAGAAAAATGGCGAAATCTTTCCTGTTGAAATCCATTCAAGAGATATTATAATAGACAAAAAAGAGTATCTTATCTCTTATGTTAAAGATATCTCTTCAAGAGTAAAAAGAACAGAAAAAATAGATTTATATTTTGAATTGATTGAATCATCAAGAGATATGATTTTTCTTATTGACAAAAAAAGTGAATTAATAGAGTTTGCAAATAGAACTGTATCTGATAATCTGGGATATGATATTAATGAGCTAAAGAGTATGAGAATCTCTGAATTTAGATTTTCTGTTGAAGGGAAACAAAAAATAGAGATAGATGAAGTTTTTAGAAGACTTGAGAAAGAGGAGAATCTAATAACTTTTGCTAAATATAAATGTAAAGATGGCACATTCATTCCTGTGGAGACTTCAATTCATGCAAAAAGTTATTTAGGAAGAGATTTTGCAATTGCAATTTCAAGAGATATTAGAGATAGAGTTGAGATTGAAGAGAAAAAAGAGGAACTAAATTGGAAATTAAAAGAGTACAATAGAACTCTACACCAAGAGATTGCAAAGGTAAAAAAAGAGCTTATTGAGTATGAAGATATAATGAAAAAGCAATCAAAGATGGCTGCAATGGGAGAGATGCTTGAGAATATTGCCCATCAGTGGAGACAACCTTTATCTGCTGTTTCTGTGCTTTCTAGTGGAATGATTTTACAAAATGAAGAGGGAATTTTAAATAAAGATATTCTAACTTCAGGGCTTAATACAATAAGTGAACAAGTTCAGTATTTATCTAAAACAATAGATGACTTTAGGAATTTTTTCAAACCAAATAAAGAGAAAAGCAGATTTCAAATAGAGCAGCTAATAGATAGTGCAATTAAACTTATTAATTCAAGATACAATCATCTCTCAATTGAATTTATAAAAAAGATAGATAATACAGAGATTTATAGTTACGAAAATGAATTACTGCAAGTTATTCTAAATATTATAAATAATGCGGTTGATGAACTGATTAAAAAAAGATATAAAAAAGCAATTTTTATAAAAAGTTTAAAAGAGAATAGTTATCTTAGTATTCAGATAATAGATAATGGTGGTGGTGTATCACAAAGAATAATTGATAGGATTTTTGAACCATACTTTACTACAAAACATAGTTATCAAGGTACAGGAATAGGGCTATATATGTCAAAAAATATTATGAAGCACCTTAATGGAACTATTGAAGTTAAAAATATAGAAATTGAGTATAATAATAAAACATATGTTGGCGCTTGTTTTGAGCTAAAAATACCTTTAGAGCAAGATTAA
- a CDS encoding radical SAM/SPASM domain-containing protein produces MEITNICNLKCSFCPPKSVPNATMSLEDFDSLNAQLKEMTNELAYHVVGDPLVLSNLEEYLNISLKHGLKVNITTTANNLQKKHFSSLMNETIKQINFSINSYNANSHKKSIDEYLNPILDFIEFALEKRQHFFINLRIWNLDESRSAKEFNKEVFKRVNARFKTNIDMDEVYATKPKNIKIARMVFFNFDDYFKWPNLENEVVSQKGFCYGLDSHFAILSAGEVVPCCLDKDAVIKLGDIKEQSLKEILNSKRAIEMKKGFKNNSLVEELCQKCDYRRRFDKKEIEC; encoded by the coding sequence GTGGAGATAACAAATATTTGCAACTTAAAATGCAGTTTTTGTCCTCCCAAAAGTGTACCAAATGCCACCATGAGTCTTGAAGACTTTGATAGTTTAAATGCCCAGTTAAAAGAGATGACAAATGAACTAGCTTATCATGTAGTTGGAGATCCTTTGGTTTTAAGCAACCTAGAAGAGTATCTAAATATAAGTTTGAAACATGGTTTAAAAGTAAATATAACAACAACTGCAAATAATCTTCAAAAAAAGCATTTCTCTTCTCTTATGAATGAAACAATAAAACAGATAAATTTTTCAATAAATTCATATAATGCAAACTCTCATAAAAAAAGTATAGATGAGTATCTAAATCCAATTTTAGATTTTATTGAATTTGCCCTTGAAAAGAGACAACACTTTTTTATAAATCTTAGAATCTGGAATTTAGATGAAAGCAGAAGTGCAAAAGAGTTTAATAAAGAGGTTTTTAAAAGAGTTAATGCTAGATTTAAAACCAATATTGATATGGACGAAGTTTATGCAACAAAACCTAAAAATATAAAAATTGCAAGAATGGTGTTTTTTAATTTTGATGACTATTTTAAATGGCCAAATTTAGAGAATGAAGTAGTTTCACAAAAAGGGTTTTGTTATGGTTTAGACTCTCATTTTGCTATATTAAGTGCAGGAGAGGTTGTTCCTTGTTGTTTGGATAAAGATGCAGTTATAAAACTAGGAGATATAAAAGAACAAAGCCTAAAAGAGATTTTAAACTCAAAAAGAGCAATTGAGATGAAAAAGGGCTTTAAAAACAACTCTTTGGTTGAAGAGTTGTGTCAAAAGTGTGATTACAGAAGAAGATTTGATAAAAAGGAAATAGAGTGTTAG
- a CDS encoding EI24 domain-containing protein: MLEGEIIAQSVKDFFTKPMLKIAVVPLLLTLIIMLSLFYLAAGYGFDSLQIYIQQTQNGQDVFVDEQAPFYFVWMTTLMAFLFKYSITSWLVGFLVYTVGTLFIMMFSVFTTVIIIGFLTPMILGILHQRHYQELPINGFGTMMTPLFIAVKSFLIMIGLFFLFIPLYFIPLVNILAINFPFYYFFHKMLNHDVASTILTDEQYAIIHHKKANAFRFRTLFLYFLSLIPSLMLFTAVFFVIYLGHAYFLELRSLNKKENNSKLIEQDLEN, translated from the coding sequence GTGTTAGAGGGTGAAATTATAGCTCAAAGTGTGAAAGATTTTTTTACAAAACCAATGTTGAAGATTGCCGTTGTGCCACTTCTTTTAACTTTAATAATTATGTTGTCACTCTTTTATTTGGCTGCTGGTTATGGCTTTGATTCTTTACAAATTTATATTCAGCAAACACAAAATGGACAAGATGTTTTTGTAGATGAACAAGCACCTTTTTATTTTGTTTGGATGACAACTTTAATGGCTTTTTTATTTAAGTATTCAATTACTTCTTGGTTAGTTGGCTTTTTAGTTTATACTGTGGGAACGCTTTTTATTATGATGTTTTCAGTTTTTACAACTGTAATAATTATAGGTTTTTTAACGCCAATGATTTTAGGTATTTTACACCAAAGACACTACCAAGAACTTCCAATAAATGGATTTGGAACAATGATGACTCCACTATTTATTGCAGTGAAAAGTTTTTTAATAATGATAGGACTTTTCTTTTTGTTTATACCTCTATATTTTATTCCATTAGTTAATATTTTGGCTATAAATTTTCCTTTTTATTACTTTTTTCATAAGATGTTAAATCATGATGTTGCTTCTACAATCTTAACTGATGAACAGTATGCAATAATTCATCATAAAAAAGCTAATGCTTTTAGATTTAGAACACTGTTTTTATACTTCTTATCACTTATCCCTTCTTTAATGCTTTTTACTGCTGTATTTTTTGTTATCTATTTGGGACATGCATATTTTTTAGAGTTAAGAAGTTTAAATAAAAAAGAAAATAATTCAAAACTTATTGAACAGGATTTAGAGAACTAA
- a CDS encoding branched-chain amino acid ABC transporter permease — translation MDIFLQQLINGLTIGSLYALVALGYTMVYGVMKLINFAHGDLVAFSAYVGLTIFSQLFGSSATSFVSVIIIFVLTSIIVAFVGVLLERLAYRPLRTAPRLSAVVSALGAALVIQNGIMLIWGPNMLIFPADLLPNTTWNIGGVIITFTQVCILILSAVLMAALYIFINKTKMGTAIRATAIDQDAAKLMGINVNRIIMIIFIIGSILGAIGGLFIGLYYRALIFDMGWLYGLSAFIAAIIGGIGSIPGAMIGGLLLGLFNALIAGYISTEWAETFTFILLIIILIVRPTGILGEKTAEKV, via the coding sequence ATGGATATTTTTCTTCAACAGTTAATTAATGGTTTAACTATAGGAAGTCTATATGCATTAGTTGCTTTAGGTTATACTATGGTCTATGGGGTAATGAAGTTAATCAACTTCGCCCATGGAGACCTAGTTGCCTTTTCAGCTTATGTTGGACTTACAATCTTTTCTCAATTATTTGGTAGCAGTGCAACTTCTTTTGTTAGTGTAATTATTATTTTTGTATTAACTTCAATTATTGTTGCTTTTGTGGGTGTCCTTCTTGAGCGCCTTGCCTATAGACCTTTAAGAACGGCACCAAGACTTAGTGCAGTTGTATCTGCCCTTGGAGCGGCTTTAGTTATACAAAATGGTATCATGCTTATTTGGGGACCAAATATGTTAATTTTCCCAGCAGATTTACTTCCAAATACCACATGGAATATTGGTGGAGTTATTATCACTTTTACACAAGTCTGTATTCTGATTTTATCAGCTGTTTTAATGGCAGCTTTATATATATTTATTAATAAAACCAAAATGGGTACAGCAATTAGAGCAACTGCAATAGATCAAGATGCAGCAAAATTAATGGGAATCAATGTAAATAGAATTATTATGATTATCTTTATAATAGGTTCAATTTTAGGAGCTATTGGAGGTCTTTTTATTGGTCTTTATTATAGAGCTTTAATTTTTGATATGGGATGGCTTTATGGTTTAAGTGCCTTTATTGCAGCAATTATTGGTGGAATTGGTTCAATCCCAGGAGCAATGATTGGTGGACTTTTATTAGGACTTTTTAATGCTCTAATTGCAGGTTATATCTCAACTGAATGGGCAGAGACTTTTACTTTTATTCTATTAATTATCATTTTAATAGTTAGACCAACGGGTATCCTTGGTGAAAAAACAGCGGAGAAAGTATAA
- a CDS encoding DMT family transporter has product MKSQNVAYKYAITAIFLWSTVATAFKVALKYLNPVELVFYASISSALILLLIILIKKRVKDVQVFIKSNWKTVFLLALINPFLYYLVLFEAYNILPAQEAQAINYTWALMLAFLSAIFLKQKLTLNDIVAGIICYFGVLIISTKGEPFSLNFSNIDGVLLALLSTILWSMYWIANTKNRVDPLIGVFSNFLFSLPLIALYGYFSGTLNSLPELNGIFASLYIGVFEMGVTFLFWLNAMQYAVSTSKIANLIFISPFLSLIFIHFVLKEEIYYSTLFGLITIIAGLVIQQLKRDRSNN; this is encoded by the coding sequence ATGAAATCACAAAATGTCGCATATAAATATGCAATAACAGCTATTTTTTTATGGTCAACGGTAGCTACAGCTTTTAAAGTTGCCCTTAAATACTTAAATCCTGTAGAGTTGGTTTTTTATGCTTCAATTAGCTCAGCACTTATTCTACTTTTAATTATCCTTATAAAAAAAAGAGTTAAAGATGTTCAAGTTTTTATAAAATCAAACTGGAAAACTGTTTTTTTATTAGCCTTAATCAATCCTTTTTTATACTATCTTGTTCTATTTGAGGCTTATAATATTTTACCAGCACAAGAAGCTCAAGCCATAAACTATACTTGGGCTTTAATGTTGGCTTTTCTTTCAGCTATTTTTTTAAAACAAAAACTAACATTAAATGATATTGTTGCTGGAATTATTTGCTACTTTGGTGTTCTTATAATCTCAACAAAAGGGGAACCTTTTTCTCTTAATTTTTCAAATATAGATGGAGTATTATTAGCACTGCTTTCAACAATTCTTTGGTCTATGTATTGGATTGCAAATACAAAAAATAGAGTTGATCCGCTAATTGGAGTATTCTCTAATTTTCTTTTTTCTCTCCCTTTGATTGCTCTTTATGGATATTTTTCAGGAACTCTAAACTCTTTGCCAGAACTTAATGGAATTTTTGCTTCACTTTATATTGGAGTATTTGAAATGGGAGTCACTTTTTTATTTTGGTTAAATGCAATGCAATATGCAGTTTCAACATCAAAGATTGCAAACTTAATCTTTATCTCTCCCTTTTTATCTTTAATATTTATTCATTTTGTATTAAAAGAGGAGATATATTACTCTACTTTGTTTGGTTTGATTACAATTATAGCTGGACTTGTGATACAACAATTAAAAAGAGACAGGAGTAATAACTGA